In a single window of the Massilia oculi genome:
- a CDS encoding glycoside hydrolase family 43 protein — MKTKRTVIAKSLALVLLSTLGTVSHAANPIVPGWYADPEIRIYGNKYWIYPTYSDHDGTPRTSHAFTPEQKRMRAKSDLIWEPYLKQTFLDAFSSTDLVNWTKHTHVLDVENVAWAAYAVWAPSAIEHNGKYYLFFGANDIKANGQLGGIGVAVSDRPEGPFKDALGRPLIDKIHNGAQPIDQMVFKDDDGQVYMYYGGWKHANVVKLAPDLLSVVPFPDGTTYKEITPDPAYVEGSFMAKRNGVYYFMWSEGGWTGPDYRVAYAMSKSPFGPFKRIGTILQQDTTIANGAGHHSVANIPGTDDWVIVYHRRPLDDKDGHHREMAIEHVYFNADGTIKPVVMTNEGVAPRQIRRGG, encoded by the coding sequence ATGAAAACAAAACGGACCGTCATCGCAAAATCACTGGCGCTTGTATTACTCTCCACCCTGGGCACCGTCTCCCATGCCGCCAACCCGATCGTCCCCGGCTGGTACGCCGACCCTGAAATCCGCATCTACGGCAACAAGTACTGGATCTACCCCACCTATTCGGACCACGACGGCACGCCGCGCACCTCACACGCCTTCACCCCGGAACAGAAGCGCATGCGCGCCAAGTCCGACCTGATCTGGGAACCCTACCTGAAGCAGACCTTCCTCGACGCCTTCTCGTCGACCGACCTGGTCAACTGGACGAAGCACACCCACGTGCTCGACGTCGAGAACGTCGCGTGGGCGGCCTATGCGGTGTGGGCGCCATCCGCCATCGAGCACAACGGCAAGTACTACCTGTTCTTCGGCGCCAACGACATCAAGGCCAACGGCCAGCTGGGCGGCATCGGCGTGGCGGTCAGCGACCGTCCCGAAGGCCCGTTCAAGGATGCGCTGGGCCGCCCGCTGATCGACAAGATCCACAACGGCGCCCAGCCGATCGACCAGATGGTGTTCAAGGACGACGATGGCCAGGTGTATATGTATTACGGCGGCTGGAAGCATGCCAACGTGGTCAAGCTGGCGCCGGACCTGCTGAGCGTCGTGCCGTTCCCGGACGGGACCACCTACAAGGAAATCACGCCCGACCCGGCCTATGTGGAGGGCTCGTTCATGGCCAAGCGCAATGGCGTGTATTACTTCATGTGGTCGGAAGGAGGGTGGACGGGACCGGATTACCGCGTCGCTTACGCCATGAGCAAGTCGCCGTTCGGTCCATTCAAGCGCATTGGGACCATCCTGCAACAGGATACGACCATTGCCAACGGGGCGGGGCATCATTCGGTGGCCAATATTCCAGGGACGGATGATTGGGTCATCGTCTATCACCGCAGGCCGCTCGATGACAAGGATGGCCATCATCGGGAGATGGCTATCGAGCATGTGTACTTTAATGCGGATGGCACGATCAAGCCGGTGGTCATGACGAACGAGGGCGTGGCGCCACGGCAGATCCGTCGCGGCGGATAA
- a CDS encoding alpha/beta hydrolase, giving the protein MKKLTLTMVALAAGMLAGTAVAQTAAQPPKAEPNMQKVLDAMASLKPKPIETLSPEEARKQPSAADAVKEVLSDAGQSTAPEPGVTMKTQTVQGKGGSFPVHIFTPEGKGPFPVIVYYHGGGFVIADTKVYEASIRALAKQAKAIVVSADYRLAPEHTFPTQPEDAFAAYKWAIDNAKQFNGDATRVAVAGESAGGNLATVVSMMARDQKAQLPVHQLLVYPVVDNDMNNASYKKNANAKPLNKAMMGWFFKHYGADPKSPYALPMKATSLKGLPPATVITAEIDPLMTEGKAYADRLKKEGVTVNYRHYAGVTHEFFGMGAVVPKAREAQQFAADELTKAFNAKR; this is encoded by the coding sequence ATGAAGAAACTGACCCTGACCATGGTTGCACTGGCCGCCGGCATGCTGGCCGGCACCGCGGTTGCCCAGACCGCAGCCCAGCCGCCGAAGGCCGAACCGAACATGCAGAAAGTGCTCGACGCGATGGCGTCGCTGAAACCGAAGCCGATCGAGACCCTGAGCCCGGAAGAAGCGCGCAAGCAGCCGTCGGCCGCCGACGCGGTGAAAGAAGTGCTGTCGGACGCGGGCCAGAGCACCGCGCCGGAACCGGGCGTGACCATGAAGACCCAGACGGTCCAGGGCAAGGGCGGCAGCTTCCCGGTTCATATCTTCACCCCTGAAGGCAAGGGTCCGTTCCCCGTCATCGTCTACTACCACGGCGGTGGCTTCGTGATCGCCGATACCAAGGTCTATGAAGCGTCGATCCGCGCGCTGGCCAAGCAGGCCAAGGCGATCGTCGTCTCGGCCGACTACCGCCTGGCGCCGGAACACACATTCCCGACCCAGCCGGAAGACGCCTTCGCCGCCTATAAATGGGCGATCGACAACGCCAAGCAGTTCAATGGCGACGCCACCCGCGTGGCGGTGGCCGGCGAATCGGCCGGCGGCAACCTGGCGACCGTGGTGTCGATGATGGCGCGCGACCAGAAAGCCCAGCTGCCGGTGCACCAGCTGCTGGTGTATCCGGTGGTCGACAACGACATGAACAACGCGTCATACAAGAAAAACGCCAACGCCAAGCCGCTCAACAAGGCGATGATGGGCTGGTTCTTCAAGCACTACGGCGCCGATCCGAAGAGCCCGTATGCGCTGCCGATGAAGGCGACCTCGCTCAAGGGCCTGCCTCCGGCGACCGTGATCACCGCCGAGATCGACCCGCTGATGACCGAGGGCAAGGCCTATGCCGACCGCCTCAAGAAGGAAGGCGTGACCGTCAACTATCGCCACTACGCGGGCGTGACCCACGAATTCTTCGGCATGGGCGCGGTGGTGCCGAAAGCCAGGGAAGCGCAGCAGTTCGCGGCCGACGAGCTGACCAAGGCCTTCAACGCCAAGCGTTGA
- a CDS encoding serine/threonine protein kinase: protein MDNLTTDNETPEHPYARLDPALVLDALDSVGMHGDGRLLALNSYENRVYQVGREEGGPVVVKFYRPERWTDAAILEEHAFVAELVEQEIPVVPALVIDGKTLHAFAGFRFSVFPRRGGRAPELGDPAVLEWIGRFIGRIHAQGAVKAYEHRPALDPVTFGRQPYDYLRKHDFVPPELMAAWSSVVEQALDGVARCYERAGELPLLRLHGDCHGGNVLWTPDGPHFVDFDDSRMGPAVQDLWMLLSGERHEMVGQMADVLAGYEDFCDFHPRQLYLVEALRTLRLIHYAAWLAMRWSDPAFPAAFPWFNTQRYWQDRILELREQVALMDEPPLWPA from the coding sequence ATGGATAACTTAACCACCGACAACGAAACGCCCGAGCATCCGTATGCGCGCCTCGATCCTGCCCTGGTGCTGGACGCGCTTGACAGTGTCGGCATGCATGGCGATGGCCGCCTGCTGGCGCTGAACAGCTACGAGAACCGCGTATACCAGGTCGGCCGCGAAGAGGGCGGGCCGGTGGTGGTCAAGTTTTATCGGCCCGAACGCTGGACCGATGCCGCCATCCTCGAAGAACACGCCTTCGTGGCCGAGCTGGTGGAGCAAGAAATCCCGGTCGTGCCGGCCCTGGTCATCGATGGCAAGACCCTGCACGCTTTCGCGGGCTTCCGTTTTTCGGTCTTCCCGCGCCGCGGCGGACGCGCGCCCGAGCTGGGCGACCCGGCCGTGCTGGAATGGATCGGCCGTTTCATCGGCCGCATCCATGCCCAGGGCGCGGTCAAGGCCTATGAACACCGGCCGGCACTGGATCCGGTCACTTTCGGGCGCCAGCCCTACGACTACCTGCGCAAGCACGATTTCGTGCCGCCCGAGCTGATGGCCGCGTGGTCGAGCGTGGTCGAGCAGGCGCTGGACGGCGTGGCGCGCTGCTACGAGCGCGCCGGCGAGCTGCCGCTGCTGCGCCTGCACGGCGACTGCCACGGCGGCAATGTCCTGTGGACGCCGGACGGCCCCCATTTCGTCGACTTCGACGATAGCCGCATGGGCCCGGCGGTGCAGGACTTGTGGATGTTGCTCTCGGGCGAGCGTCACGAGATGGTCGGCCAGATGGCCGACGTGCTGGCCGGCTACGAGGACTTCTGCGATTTCCACCCGCGCCAGCTGTACCTGGTCGAGGCCTTGCGGACCCTGCGCCTGATCCATTATGCGGCGTGGCTGGCGATGCGCTGGAGCGATCCCGCCTTCCCGGCCGCCTTCCCCTGGTTTAATACCCAGCGCTACTGGCAGGACCGGATTCTCGAGCTGCGCGAGCAGGTGGCCCTGATGGACGAACCGCCACTGTGGCCGGCGTGA
- a CDS encoding PAS domain-containing hybrid sensor histidine kinase/response regulator: MVHGEQSPIPDCADTAPPIFQVGEYWTVLFIVPVPTTVFTMHSSSFYEAVFNGSSVGTCLLSASDDPVILAVNDAFLRGNSRKREDLVGKKLFDVFPEDPSDPFDTGTAALRTALAKVVETGLSQVMTVQRYPIEVAQADGQIIFEERYWRATSTPILDVENNVVCIEHTAADVTDQVYAEIAKRNSEDRLSAFISATSDVIYRMSPDWKFMDSLDGRGFLKTTTQWAEWPMEQYVHPDDLERARSAIETAIREKSVFELEHRVLRVDGSCGWTYSRAAPRLDDNGEIFEWIGAASDITQRKLTEESLKQGERRKDEFLAMLAHELRNPLAPISSAAELLRLAPLDRPRVQQTSEIILRQIKHMASLVDDLMDVSRVSRGLVKLELAPLDVRQVVGEAVEQLTPIMQVKRHHLQFHLAPGTTLVSGDRKRLVQVVANLLNNAAKYTPSGGEIKVEAEARGTQVVVSVTDNGIGMQPDLVARVFDLFSQAEVTSDRTSGGLGLGLALVKNLVELHGGTVTAESQGLGYGSKFTVCLPHLEEAAGIAPAGGADQPHPSHNQKLRLLLVDDNVDGALTLAMLLEASGHTVTVEHHPRSALERAAAGVFDACLLDIGLPEVDGYELAKRLREHSGTAASVLIAVTGYGQEQDRQQSLEAGFAHHLVKPLDAAELFSIFAHIAPR; encoded by the coding sequence ATGGTTCATGGCGAGCAAAGTCCAATCCCGGATTGCGCCGATACAGCCCCCCCGATATTCCAGGTCGGCGAGTATTGGACAGTTTTATTTATTGTGCCCGTTCCCACCACTGTTTTTACCATGCATTCTTCATCATTTTACGAGGCTGTTTTCAATGGCAGCTCAGTGGGAACCTGCCTGCTCTCCGCTTCGGATGATCCAGTCATCCTCGCGGTTAACGATGCCTTTTTGAGAGGTAACTCGAGGAAGAGGGAAGACCTCGTCGGGAAGAAGCTCTTCGACGTCTTTCCAGAAGATCCATCGGATCCATTTGATACCGGGACCGCGGCCCTGCGCACCGCGCTCGCGAAGGTGGTTGAAACGGGCTTGTCACAGGTCATGACAGTGCAGCGCTATCCGATAGAAGTAGCTCAGGCTGATGGACAAATCATATTTGAGGAGCGTTATTGGCGGGCCACAAGCACGCCGATTCTTGACGTGGAAAACAATGTCGTCTGCATAGAGCACACTGCCGCTGACGTGACGGATCAGGTTTATGCGGAAATCGCCAAGCGCAACAGCGAAGATCGGTTGAGCGCCTTTATTTCAGCCACCTCCGATGTTATCTACCGCATGAGTCCGGACTGGAAATTCATGGACAGCCTGGACGGACGCGGGTTTTTGAAGACAACGACGCAGTGGGCAGAGTGGCCGATGGAGCAGTATGTGCACCCGGATGATCTCGAGCGTGCCCGTTCCGCCATTGAAACGGCAATTCGCGAGAAAAGCGTGTTTGAACTCGAACACCGGGTTCTGCGTGTCGACGGCAGTTGCGGCTGGACCTATTCCAGAGCCGCTCCGCGGTTGGATGATAACGGAGAGATATTTGAATGGATAGGCGCTGCTAGCGACATTACGCAACGCAAGCTGACGGAAGAAAGCTTGAAGCAGGGCGAACGTCGAAAAGACGAGTTTCTCGCGATGCTGGCACATGAGTTAAGAAATCCACTGGCGCCAATCAGTTCGGCAGCAGAACTGTTGCGTCTGGCTCCGCTGGATAGGCCGCGCGTGCAACAAACAAGCGAGATTATCCTAAGACAAATCAAGCATATGGCGAGCCTGGTTGACGATCTGATGGATGTTTCGCGTGTCAGCAGAGGACTCGTGAAGCTTGAACTTGCACCATTGGATGTGCGGCAAGTCGTCGGTGAAGCGGTCGAACAATTGACTCCAATAATGCAGGTTAAGCGCCATCACCTCCAGTTCCATCTGGCGCCTGGTACGACATTGGTCAGCGGGGACCGAAAAAGACTCGTGCAAGTGGTCGCCAATCTTCTGAATAACGCGGCCAAATATACCCCGAGCGGCGGTGAAATCAAGGTTGAAGCAGAAGCGCGCGGCACGCAAGTCGTGGTCAGCGTGACAGATAACGGCATTGGAATGCAGCCCGACCTGGTTGCGCGCGTGTTTGACCTGTTTTCACAGGCTGAGGTGACGTCCGACCGCACATCAGGAGGATTGGGCTTGGGGTTGGCACTCGTCAAGAATCTGGTCGAGCTTCATGGCGGGACAGTTACCGCCGAAAGTCAGGGTTTAGGTTATGGAAGCAAATTCACCGTATGCCTTCCGCATTTGGAGGAAGCCGCCGGAATCGCGCCCGCAGGCGGTGCAGACCAACCGCACCCTTCCCACAACCAGAAGCTGCGGCTGCTGTTAGTGGATGACAATGTCGACGGAGCGCTTACGCTCGCCATGCTTCTGGAGGCATCTGGCCATACAGTCACTGTTGAGCATCATCCGAGAAGCGCTCTCGAGCGCGCTGCTGCCGGCGTTTTCGATGCCTGCCTGCTCGACATCGGCTTGCCGGAGGTTGATGGGTATGAGTTGGCAAAGCGCCTCCGGGAGCATTCCGGAACTGCGGCCTCCGTGCTCATCGCTGTAACCGGCTACGGCCAGGAACAGGACCGTCAGCAATCCCTGGAGGCTGGCTTCGCCCATCATCTTGTCAAGCCGCTTGATGCCGCCGAGTTGTTCTCGATTTTTGCGCATATAGCACCCCGTTAG
- a CDS encoding hybrid sensor histidine kinase/response regulator has translation MVPLTHTAFASEGQVASRMRSHDWQTSSLGPADGWPPSLRTAVGMMLHSSFPMFIAWGPQFSFLFNDAYIPILGGRYPCAPGLPFAEVWPEAWPDLRPLLERTMAGEAVFFEDLELSLLRNGYPERAWFTFSYAPLFDAAGQVGGLFCTCMETTGRVLAERRAAFQLRVSDALGPIGDPGEVIATASALLGVELGAARVLYAEIDPLSGRLDLPRLWSQDGAAPAALRSPFHELSPAVVDELRSGAVVQIHDAANDPRTQDLRAVWRGERIGALLVVPLVKSGRLIACLGVDAPTPRSWTAHDVQLARDVAERTWAAAETARAQALLREERDRSRDIFDNISEGFALFDRNWIVQRMNAEGLRICAVTREEVIGRNHWEVFTAMADSEAGRMYRRVMDTRRAGAAEQCHVFPDGRRIWTDIRAYPTQDGGIASFFRDITDRKLAEEKLMQANRRKDEFLAMLAHELRNPLAPISAAAELLRLGNMDERRVHQSSAIIGRQVRHMTRLVDDLLDVSRVTRGLITLGQARVPARAVVEEAVEQVRPTIDARSQQLGVRLPPDYAAVRGDKARLVQVVANVLGNAAKYTPPGRGIDLRAEVLGTRLVLSVRDEGIGMDRELTGRVFDLFTQAERSSDRSQGGLGLGLALVKHLVELHGGTVGCSSPGLGKGSTFVISLPLLQEEASVPAPDAACPAGAAPLRVLVVDDNHDAAETLGLLLSAQGHEVAIEHASLPALERARAIRPDVCLLDIGLPEMDGRELARRLKADPATRDATLIAITGYGQQQDRDAALAAGFAHHLVKPVNVDVLLRVLDGVRGEENARQSETLADVVPAQAGT, from the coding sequence ATGGTTCCGCTCACGCATACCGCCTTCGCGAGTGAAGGCCAGGTGGCCTCGCGCATGCGCAGCCACGACTGGCAGACTTCCAGCCTCGGCCCGGCCGACGGCTGGCCGCCGTCCCTGCGCACGGCAGTGGGCATGATGCTGCATTCGTCCTTCCCGATGTTCATCGCGTGGGGACCGCAGTTCTCCTTCCTGTTCAACGACGCCTACATCCCCATCCTGGGCGGGCGCTATCCGTGCGCGCCCGGCCTGCCATTCGCCGAGGTGTGGCCCGAGGCATGGCCGGACCTGCGGCCGTTGCTCGAGCGCACCATGGCGGGCGAGGCGGTGTTTTTCGAAGACCTCGAGCTGAGCCTGCTGCGCAACGGCTATCCGGAGCGCGCCTGGTTCACCTTCTCGTATGCGCCCCTGTTCGACGCGGCCGGCCAGGTCGGCGGCCTGTTCTGCACCTGCATGGAAACCACCGGACGCGTGCTGGCCGAGCGGCGCGCGGCCTTCCAGCTCAGGGTGTCCGATGCGCTGGGCCCGATCGGGGATCCGGGCGAGGTGATTGCCACCGCCAGCGCCTTGCTGGGCGTGGAGCTCGGGGCCGCCCGGGTGTTGTATGCAGAAATCGATCCGCTCAGCGGCCGCCTGGACCTGCCGCGCCTGTGGTCGCAGGATGGCGCCGCGCCGGCGGCCTTGCGCTCGCCATTCCACGAACTCAGTCCGGCGGTGGTGGACGAGCTGCGCAGCGGGGCGGTGGTGCAAATCCACGATGCGGCCAATGACCCGCGCACGCAAGACCTGCGCGCCGTCTGGCGCGGCGAGCGCATCGGCGCCTTGCTGGTGGTGCCGCTGGTGAAATCCGGCCGCCTGATCGCTTGCCTGGGCGTCGATGCGCCGACGCCGCGCTCCTGGACCGCCCACGACGTCCAGCTCGCGCGCGACGTGGCCGAGCGCACCTGGGCCGCGGCCGAGACCGCGCGCGCCCAGGCGCTGCTGCGCGAAGAGCGCGACCGCAGCCGTGACATCTTCGACAATATCTCCGAAGGCTTCGCGCTGTTCGACCGCAACTGGATCGTGCAGCGCATGAACGCCGAGGGCCTGCGCATCTGCGCCGTCACGCGCGAGGAAGTCATCGGCCGCAACCACTGGGAAGTGTTCACTGCCATGGCGGACAGCGAGGCCGGCCGCATGTACCGCCGCGTGATGGACACGCGCCGCGCCGGCGCCGCCGAGCAGTGCCACGTCTTCCCCGACGGGCGCCGCATCTGGACCGACATCCGCGCCTATCCGACCCAGGACGGCGGCATCGCCAGCTTTTTCCGCGACATCACCGACCGCAAGCTGGCCGAAGAAAAACTGATGCAAGCCAACCGCCGCAAGGACGAATTCCTGGCGATGCTCGCGCACGAGCTGCGCAACCCGCTGGCGCCGATCAGCGCCGCCGCCGAGCTGCTCCGGCTGGGCAATATGGACGAGCGCCGGGTGCACCAGAGCAGCGCCATCATCGGACGTCAGGTGCGCCACATGACGCGCCTGGTGGACGATCTGCTCGATGTCTCGCGCGTCACGCGCGGCCTGATCACGCTGGGCCAGGCGCGGGTGCCGGCGCGCGCCGTGGTCGAAGAAGCGGTGGAGCAGGTGCGGCCGACGATCGACGCGCGCTCGCAGCAACTGGGCGTACGCCTGCCGCCCGACTACGCCGCCGTGCGCGGCGACAAGGCGCGCCTGGTGCAGGTGGTGGCCAATGTGCTGGGCAACGCCGCCAAGTACACACCCCCGGGGCGTGGCATCGACCTGCGCGCCGAGGTGCTGGGGACGCGCCTGGTGCTCAGTGTGCGCGACGAGGGCATCGGGATGGACCGCGAGCTCACTGGTCGCGTGTTCGACCTGTTCACCCAGGCCGAGCGCTCGTCCGACCGCTCGCAGGGTGGCCTCGGACTGGGCCTGGCCCTGGTCAAGCACCTGGTCGAGCTGCATGGCGGCACGGTGGGCTGTTCCAGCCCCGGCTTAGGGAAGGGCAGCACCTTCGTGATCAGCTTGCCGTTGCTGCAGGAAGAAGCTTCAGTGCCTGCGCCGGACGCTGCCTGCCCGGCCGGCGCCGCGCCCTTGCGCGTGCTGGTGGTGGACGACAATCATGACGCCGCCGAGACGCTGGGGCTGCTGCTGTCGGCGCAGGGGCACGAGGTGGCGATCGAGCATGCGTCGCTGCCAGCGCTCGAACGCGCGCGCGCCATCCGGCCGGATGTCTGCCTGCTTGATATCGGCTTGCCGGAGATGGATGGGCGCGAACTGGCGCGGCGCCTCAAGGCCGATCCGGCGACGAGGGACGCGACCCTGATCGCCATCACCGGCTACGGCCAGCAGCAGGACCGCGACGCCGCGCTGGCCGCGGGCTTCGCGCATCACCTGGTCAAGCCGGTCAATGTCGATGTGCTGCTGCGCGTGCTCGATGGCGTGCGCGGAGAAGAAAATGCCAGGCAATCGGAGACCTTGGCCGACGTCGTTCCCGCGCAGGCGGGAACCTGA
- a CDS encoding HPP family protein: MPPIGQARAAFGALFGLALSGVLSQVVLAWSAPGAHVAWLVAPMAASAVLLFCVPASPLAQPWPVIGGNVVSALVGVVCAQLLPDPMFAAPLAGGLSIAMMFLLRCLHPPGGAVAMTAVLGGPAVHEAGLSFALAPVGLNTVLLVLAALLYNRVTGAHHAHKAAPAPTAVAVEDIDAALEHFGEALDVSREDLAVIVNDAEHHAAERRVRHLHAGDVVVPPLARLEPDMPLATARAILLEHGLPSLPVVDGEGRLLGVLTLKSLLRAAAEAEAWSIKARALIVLRGRKEAERVAELMMTGIAVQAAQPASDVATLAGRHGLARVPVVDAAGTLVGMAGPVEVLDALHGGALATQGWRSRRRRGD; this comes from the coding sequence TTGCCGCCAATCGGCCAGGCGCGGGCCGCGTTCGGCGCACTGTTCGGCCTGGCCCTTTCCGGCGTGCTCAGCCAGGTCGTGCTGGCCTGGAGCGCTCCAGGCGCTCACGTCGCATGGCTGGTCGCCCCCATGGCCGCCTCCGCCGTATTGCTGTTCTGCGTCCCCGCCAGCCCTCTGGCCCAGCCCTGGCCCGTCATCGGCGGCAACGTGGTGTCGGCCCTGGTTGGCGTTGTCTGTGCCCAGCTGCTGCCCGACCCGATGTTCGCCGCGCCACTGGCGGGCGGCCTGTCGATCGCCATGATGTTCCTGCTGCGCTGCCTGCATCCGCCGGGCGGTGCGGTGGCGATGACGGCGGTGCTGGGCGGGCCGGCGGTGCACGAAGCCGGTCTGTCGTTCGCGCTGGCGCCGGTAGGCCTGAACACCGTGCTGCTGGTGCTGGCGGCGCTGCTGTACAACCGGGTGACGGGCGCCCATCACGCGCACAAGGCCGCTCCCGCGCCGACCGCCGTCGCGGTCGAGGACATTGATGCCGCGCTGGAACATTTTGGCGAAGCGCTCGACGTCTCGCGCGAAGACCTGGCCGTCATCGTCAACGATGCCGAGCACCATGCGGCCGAGCGGCGCGTGCGTCACCTGCATGCCGGCGATGTCGTGGTGCCGCCGCTGGCGCGGCTCGAACCCGATATGCCGCTGGCGACGGCGCGCGCCATCCTGCTCGAACATGGCTTGCCTTCGCTGCCGGTGGTGGATGGGGAAGGGCGGCTGCTTGGCGTGCTGACCCTGAAATCGCTGCTGCGTGCGGCGGCCGAGGCCGAAGCATGGAGCATCAAGGCGCGGGCGCTGATCGTGCTGCGCGGGCGCAAGGAGGCCGAGCGGGTGGCCGAGCTGATGATGACCGGGATCGCGGTGCAGGCGGCGCAGCCGGCCAGCGACGTGGCCACGCTGGCGGGCCGTCATGGACTGGCGCGGGTGCCGGTGGTCGATGCGGCGGGAACGCTGGTGGGGATGGCGGGGCCGGTCGAAGTGCTCGATGCCCTGCATGGGGGGGCGCTGGCGACGCAGGGGTGGCGGTCGCGGCGCCGGCGCGGCGATTGA
- a CDS encoding UPF0149 family protein, which yields MHLEQPLSEKEFDELDQFLLSDRCSDEAMTMDTLHGYLTAIAIGPETIMPAEWLPLVWGQDEAAAPKWKNKREEEKIVNLIMRFMNEVLITFEVSPKEFEPLFVEHEFEGKTLIDPEAWCWGFWEGVELRADSWDPIWTSDVAELIRPIYLLGADEIEEEELALVDNPHKIHALALEIEANVPALYRYWLPLRKAAVETVVREEPKVGRNDDCPCGSGKKFKKCCGAESA from the coding sequence ATGCATCTCGAACAGCCCCTCTCCGAAAAAGAATTCGACGAACTCGACCAGTTCCTCTTGTCCGACCGTTGCTCCGACGAAGCGATGACGATGGACACCCTGCACGGCTACCTGACCGCGATCGCGATCGGTCCGGAAACCATCATGCCGGCCGAATGGCTGCCGCTGGTCTGGGGCCAGGACGAAGCGGCCGCGCCGAAGTGGAAGAACAAGCGCGAAGAAGAAAAGATCGTCAACCTGATCATGCGCTTCATGAACGAAGTGCTGATCACCTTCGAAGTCTCGCCGAAGGAGTTCGAGCCGCTGTTCGTCGAACATGAATTCGAGGGCAAGACCCTGATCGATCCGGAAGCCTGGTGCTGGGGCTTCTGGGAAGGCGTCGAGTTGCGCGCCGATTCCTGGGATCCGATCTGGACCTCCGACGTCGCCGAACTCATTCGCCCGATCTACCTGCTCGGCGCCGACGAGATCGAGGAAGAAGAACTGGCCCTGGTCGACAACCCGCACAAGATCCACGCCCTGGCGCTGGAGATCGAAGCCAATGTGCCGGCCCTCTACCGTTACTGGCTGCCGCTGCGCAAGGCCGCGGTCGAGACCGTGGTGCGCGAGGAGCCGAAGGTCGGCCGCAATGACGATTGCCCTTGCGGCAGCGGGAAGAAGTTCAAGAAGTGCTGCGGGGCTGAATCGGCTTGA
- a CDS encoding DUF475 domain-containing protein, translated as MRHFRWSFIVTAVLMTLAGWWGYEHKGMPGLLQALWITAILGVLEVSLSFDNAVVNASVLKHWNEFWRKLFLTVGILVAVFGMRLLFPLVIVAAATGLGLLDVWHMALDNPNEYSRHLTEHHAEVAAFGGAFLLLVFLNFLFDTEKELHWITWFEEKVGKYGSEGLAVLITLLGVIGAMRLMPEVRKLAVLIAGVTGVLIYIGVKWLSGLLEEKEEDPSVGAMISQGSIGGFLYLEVLDASFSFDGVIGAFAITNDVVIIMLGLAIGAMFVRSMTVFLVYKGTLQEFVYLEHGAHYAIGILALIMFASVHYHIPEWFTGLSGLAFILVSLWSSIRHRRRIAAQEAEVAARTG; from the coding sequence ATGCGGCATTTCCGATGGTCTTTCATCGTCACGGCAGTCCTGATGACCCTGGCCGGCTGGTGGGGCTACGAGCACAAGGGCATGCCCGGGCTGCTGCAGGCCCTGTGGATCACCGCCATCCTCGGCGTGCTGGAAGTGTCGCTTTCTTTCGACAATGCCGTCGTCAACGCCTCGGTGCTCAAGCACTGGAACGAATTCTGGCGCAAGCTGTTCCTCACGGTCGGGATCCTGGTGGCGGTGTTCGGCATGCGCCTGTTGTTTCCGTTGGTGATCGTCGCCGCCGCCACCGGCCTCGGCCTGCTCGACGTCTGGCATATGGCGCTCGACAACCCCAATGAATATTCACGCCACCTGACCGAACACCACGCCGAAGTCGCGGCCTTCGGCGGCGCCTTCCTGTTACTGGTGTTCCTGAACTTCCTCTTCGACACGGAAAAAGAACTGCATTGGATTACCTGGTTCGAGGAAAAAGTCGGCAAATACGGCTCCGAGGGGCTAGCCGTGCTGATTACCCTGCTGGGCGTGATCGGCGCGATGCGCCTGATGCCGGAGGTGCGCAAGCTGGCGGTGCTGATCGCCGGCGTCACCGGGGTACTGATCTATATCGGCGTCAAGTGGCTGAGCGGACTGCTCGAAGAGAAGGAAGAAGACCCGTCGGTCGGCGCCATGATCTCGCAGGGCAGCATCGGCGGCTTTCTCTATCTGGAAGTGCTGGACGCCTCGTTCAGCTTCGACGGCGTGATCGGTGCCTTTGCCATCACCAACGATGTCGTGATCATCATGCTGGGCCTGGCGATCGGCGCCATGTTCGTGCGCTCGATGACGGTGTTCCTGGTCTACAAGGGCACGCTGCAGGAATTCGTCTATCTCGAGCATGGGGCGCACTATGCGATCGGCATCCTGGCCCTGATCATGTTCGCCAGCGTGCACTATCACATCCCGGAATGGTTCACCGGACTGTCGGGGCTGGCCTTCATCCTGGTGTCGCTGTGGTCGTCCATACGCCACCGCAGGCGGATCGCGGCGCAGGAGGCCGAGGTAGCGGCGCGGACCGGCTGA